The DNA region ttcatcttttaatatttttatccaaCAAAAgcatatatatatcaaataatattaattaaacaaagaatacaatttgtacaagtaattcatactttgagtcctaaactacccggactttagcattaatagtagctacacacggactctcgtcacctcgtgcgtacgtagcccccacaattagcaacaattattactttaattacctattgGGTAATTTtttcctcacaagattagacaagagacttacctcaatttgctccaatttaatccactataatgccttttccacgattatccaactctgtatgtctcgaatctagccaaaataattcgatacaatcactaaaatttataggaatcaattttataagaaaatactatatttttcaataaaaattcgaaattaattaaaatttcgtttgtggggcccacatctcggaatccgacgaaactcacaaaatccaataacttattcaattacgagtccaaccataccagtttcactcaaattcgactctgaatcgataccgaaatctcaaaaattcgtttctatgagatttctaaaattttccaaatttcaaatcttaaaacactaattaaatggtgaatcACTTAACCAAATGTTTTTCCatgaaaatctgccaaaaatcgcttctgctcaagctcaagttcgtcaaaaatggtaAATGCGACGAAATCCTCAGTTTTATAAACTGCCAATGCAGCCATCGATCCTGGGTATCGATCATGGTTTCGATCTTTATGGCCatcgatcctgggccttcgatcctgccatcgatcatggccctcgagctgggctttcgatcatgccttcgatcatgggccttcgatcatgaccctcgagccctaccttcgatcatgaccctcgatcttgggtctcgatcatgggctcgatcacagcccagaatttccAAGAGAAGAGAAAACTTTCAATAcctgttttaagtccaacttttgatccgttaaccatccgaaactcacccgaggccctcgggacctcaaccaaatatatcaacaaatcctaaaatatcatacgaacttatttgaaacctcaaataacataaaacgatgctaaaaccacgaattatgctccaattcaagtttaatgaaacttaaaattttcaacttcgaCATTCGATGTCGtagcctatcaaatcaagtccgattgacctaaaatttttcacacaagtcataaatgatatagcGGGGCTATAAAAATTACTGAATTTCGACTcagatatccaaaaagtcaactccccggtcaaacttccaaacttaaattcctattttagacattttaagcctaatttaactacggacatccaaataaaattctgaacacgctcctaagtccaaaatcaccatacggagctgttggaatcgtcaaaattttattccggtgtcgctttctcaaaatgttgaccgaagtcaaatttgaccttttaaagccatcttaaggaaccaagtgttccgatttcaacccaaacacttccaaatcccgaaccaaccatccccgcaagacataaatcattaaaagtacatacgaaaagttttattttagggaacgaggttctaaaagtcaaaatgaccggttgggtcattacaatctcAGACTATCATAGATCGTGTTTTctagacttgtgatgtatagatgctcatgtactctgtgacaccccgatagttgggaattccgcattatgttttgaattttttatcCCGGTTATGAGTTTTTACTATTAAAACTGCTCTAAATTCATTCTTGTTAATAGTGTTGGAAATATTTGTGagaaatcggcttgcctagtaccacgttaggcgccatcatgatagattaggattttgggtcatgacaatagaTATGGATTATAACTTTATAACCAATGACCTTTGACCAAATAGCAATGAGCAAATAACTATATCTAAGGTTTGATATCTTTTACGGCAAACACGCGCGTGGAGTTATATTATGTGTTGGTAACTTgccaacttaaaatataatagGTTTCGGATTAAGTAActtttaatatataaaaattattacttccttaaaaaaatgtaaatatttctttctctttttttgttcATTATTACTTACCATTATTGCATTATTCATTATTTggtatctttatatttttatgtTGCCTCTATTAGTTTACTATTTGATAAAATATCCTTTCTTAATATAAAAAGTATTTTACTTGTAATTCAAATAtccttattttatttattaaattataattttgcattcattaaaaatataaagAGAGAACCCTTTTATTATTTTGTTCAAAAGTCTAAAGAGATGAGCCTTCTGTTAATTACATTCTGTAATTGTCTACATTTACAAATAATACTTATGtatattatttactattttataattttttcttggTTATTTTTTTGGCGTTTAAATTTTTTTCATGAATAATTGTTAAATTTATCAAGTGGCTTTTGTAATATCTTGACACTTGGCTTAATCTTATGAATGACTTTTTTTTGTTCAAAAATTTCTAAGTGATTTTTTATTATGTTACCACTTGGCTTAATATGGTATTTTTGTctctccttttattatatatTGATAAGATATAACTGCATAGTAATTTCTATtatatctttatattttttatttatttcttgtaaTTATTGTATGTTTTTGTCATTAGttttatctattataatatttttagttaAGTGAACTTATACATATAGCATgaccatatgaattattattcaAAAAATTTCTcatctaaaaaaataaattagtctCATTCTTTTATATATCTCTACACTGaagttatttatttatatattttcctccttttttttataatagtttccttaaaaatatattgatatttaattatttttaattcaaattcaaaaaagtaACGAATTATTAACTAATTTTGTCCTAAAATTACCACATGTCTTTCTCCTACACTGTCACTTGGTATAATCTTAGGCTAAACttctttttaataatatatagatagatatagatatagattaatcTTATGAATGACTATTGTTTTGTTCTAAAATTGCCAAGTAATTTTTTATTAtgttgccacttggcttaatatGGTGTATTTATCtcactttatattaatatttaaatacTATTCATTTAATATACAATAGATATGGATTATAACTTTATAACCAATGACCTTTGACCAAATAGCAATGAGCAAATAACTATATCTAAGGTTTGATATCTTTTACGGCAAATATGCGCTTGGAGTTATATTACATATTGGTAAATTgccaacttaaaatataatagGTTTTAGAATAAGTAACTTTTAATATATAAGAATTATTACTTCCTTAAAAAAATTGTaaatatttctttctcttttttgttaattatttgcattattCATTATTTggtatctttatatttttatgtTACCTCTATTAGTTTACTATTTGATAAAATATCCTTTCTTAATATAAAAAGTATTTTACTTGTAATTAAAATatccttaattttttttattaaattataattttgaattcattaaaaataaaaagagagaagccttttattatattgttcaaAAGTCTAAAGAGATAAGCCTTCCATTAATTACATTCTTTAATTGTCTACATTTACAAATAATACTTCTgtatattatttactgattttataaaaaaataattggtTCTTTGTTTTAGtgtttaaattattttcatgaataatttttaaatttatcaagTGGCTTTGTAGTATCTTGACACTTGGTTTAATCTTATGAATGACTATTCTTTTGTTCAAACATTTCTAAGTGATTTTTTATTAtgttgccacttggcttaatatGGTGTATTTGTctctccttttattatatatagataAGATATAACTACATAATAATTTATATtatatctttatattttttatttactttttgtAATTATTGTTTATATTTTTGCCATTAGTTTTATCTCTTATAATATTTTTAGTTGAGTGATCTTATACATATAGCATgaccatatgaattattattcaaaaacttttatcacaaaaaataaattaatctcATCCTTTTATATTTCTCTACgctgaaattatttatttatatatttttcctCCGTTTTGTATAATAGTTTtgttaaaaatatatttatatttaattttttttaaatcaaattcaaaaaagcaattaattattaactaatcTAACTAATTTTGTTCTAAAACTACCGCATGTCTTTCTCTTACGCTGCCACTTGGCATAATCTTAGGATATATAGATACATAGATAGATACAGACTTATTAATTATCAGAAGGAAAAACTTTCACATCGACTTAACCCCCAGTACCAGTATAAAAATCTCCAGTTTAGTTTCTTTTCAAGCCTTGCTCTTGAaattttgatttcctttttaaGTTCACTTGTCAACTTCACCACATTAGTATCTTAAATAAATTTACCAAAtttggagaaaagaaaaaaatgtataGACATGGAGACAAACAACCGTTGAATTTCTGAAACGGAAAATTTGTGCTTTTGATCTCTCAATCAGTACTAAATTTAATTGTGATCTATATTTGACTAAGCacatttagtgggcgtttggacataagaattgtaaaaattCGAAAgtaaatttttgaaaatgatatttgaaaattagagttatgtttggacatgaatacaattttgggttattttttgaatttttgtgagtgatctaaagtgaattttgaaaaatcgaaaattttcgaaattcatattcaagtgaaagttgaaaattttatgaccaaacattgatttcgaaaaaaatgaatatttttttaaaaaagtgaaaaaaattgtATGGCCAAGCGGGctcttaaattttttattaagaTAATTGTGCACTTACAGACAGTCTCTCGGCTGACAAGTTTCTACAAATTTCATAGACTTTTACCTTAAGAAATACAAGTATAGGTTAACTTTCTCTTAGCATAAACAATGAACATTCACATGCTTTAACAATTAAAACTTCATTGAATTTGTAGAAAATTATTAGTGGATCGACTGAAAGAATTCACTAATAACGGGTTAAATGTACATAATCAATTAGATAAACAAGCAATCAACTATGTCATCTTCAAACTAGTTAGAGATAATCAATATGAATTCTCTATAATATTACGACACCAAAGTTagaatttttcaataattaagtgATCAAAAGCACAAATTTTCCCTCTTCTTGATATTAAGCTAGcatttggacataaatttggttGACACTtgtaaaaagaatttttgaaaaataatttttgaaagttgaaactaTATTTGaatatgcattttatttgaaaaaacttgaagttttgtgagtggaacATACAATTTTTGGGAACttggaaaaaaaatcaattttttttcaaaaacctgATCATGTTTCAAAAAGATTCACCAAAAAACTGCCTTAAATCATGTTTCATCATGAACAAactgtatttttttttcaaaacacatACCTAAAATCTATGGCTAAACGGGGGCtaaaaacatataaatagaaCAATAGTTGTGAGAAAAGGAAGCAACAAAATTAATGACTACCACAAAAAATAAGAGTTAACAAGCCACCTTTGCATATATAACATACAATATGACATGAAATGATGAGTTGTAAACTACACTACAAATGAAAGGAAGAAAGAGCGAGGTCACCGTGACAGGAATTCTTTTTATTTAACCATTCAGTATCTGAAACTCAATAACCCGAGTATTTCTAATCCATATTAGGGCGAGAAAAATGACGCGAAGCCGGGCTCGTATGGAAAGAATTAGGCCTCCATGCAGAAGCAGTAAACAAGCAAAGATCTTTCCAACCAAGTTTAAGAGTGCCATTATCCTCAACCAAAGTGTATCCATGGGAAGGAAACATTCCTAGCAAAAGAGTAGCTTGGGCTGCAGCATTACCGGCAAGAGATATGGACCTAAAGCCAGATTGTTGTAGCTTTTCTCTCCAATTGTTGAACTTTACTTCGCCGCTCCTAGACGGACCACCTACGGCTAACACGTTCCGAATCTCCTTTGACAAAAGCTGTTGTTCCACGACGTGTCTCTCTTCGCTCTCTTCCCCGTAGCACGCGCCCAGCGAGTCGAATAGAGCTGAGTAGTAATGTATTGCCTCCACAAACCTCCCTAAGAATGAACCCGCGTGGCTCAGGTCCTGCTCCACTACCGTCACCACCTTCGGAGCCAACCTGAATTTAAAGCATGCACATTTAAACCAAATCCACATACTCCAGATAAATGCCCAGTGTAATTGCGCATAGTGAGGTATGGGAGGTCATGCAGTGGGGCAGATTTGCCTTAGGCCAAGCGGTGTTACATGACACCGCTTGatcgaaattttttattatatatataacataaaCAGAAATTTTTTATAACCAGGGTGCTAACGCCCAATCTAACTTGTACTAAggagaaaataaataatattgGAATTAGATTATCTGTTCCCTTCTTTAAATATGACACTGTTTGCAAAAAGTTCTGTATATGACACTGTGTGTACGCAAACGTTACTTCTACCCTTACGGAGGGAAGTTATTTCCAATAGATACTCGGCTCAAGGAAAATCCACTTACTCCGGATATTTACATATAGTAAAAATAGTTCATGACATGTGGTAAATAACTTTTTCTCTCTATCGTTTCTATTGTTTTGGATCGCGCTGCCTCAGAATTTTTACATGTTTAGACTTTTTGTTTTTTGGTCTAAGAAAGCaagtaaaaaaagaagaaaattcaagaaAAACTAATTAGGCACGAAGGATTGAGTAATACACCCGAGTCAAATTGGTGCATTGACATAGAAGACAGCTTTTGCTGCTAAAGTAATTggcctttttcttctcttttatccTTCTTCGGTTTTCTGCTTTATTGAGAAATGGAAATATCACCAGCAGTGAAAGAGAAAGATCTTTACGTTATATACATAGGAAATATAAATACTACTGTACTAGTAATTGGTGCAATgcatcatttttcttttaattatcatAGATTTTTACAATATTGGTATTGGAGGTTTTTAAGAAGTCTTATTTAATTTCCggtgaaattttgctaagtagTAGGCCAAGTCACCAATATCACATAAAGATTCGTTTTTCATTGCGTTAAACCACATGTTGGTTCTataatttaaacttttaattgcATATAGTTAGATACTATCTAGTACTAATATTAAACATGCATGTGAAAGCATTTCTATGGCTACAAAATTATGCTGTTAAAGGTaatgaaaagtttaaaattaaaattttccaAGTATAGAAGGTATAGAAAGAATTTCATAAAGTGTTGATTCTCTCCAACCTTTTCTATGTCATTCTTCTTGAATCAAGATTTAAAAAAGGTGTAGAGGGAGTAATAGTACCTTTGCAAGAGGGAGAGAGTATTAGAGTCGCTGCCAGTGACATCGTAGAGAGAATGTTGCAACCAATGAACGGCAACAGCTTCTCTTTTACTCACATTCAATTTCTCAGGCTGTAAGTTCCCAACTTTATCGGCTACAGGTAAAAACTCGAAAGGAAGCCCTAATCTCTCAGCAAAATCGGACAATCGTTTGCCTGTAGCTTCAAGAGCATCCATTGAAGTTCCGAGCCCGGTGAGACGAACAAATGGAGGCCCACCGGGCCTGGAAGCCAATATATGAAAGAGGCCGGGCCATTGAAGACCTTGCATAATATCAAGGTCTATGATATGAACCCGGTCTTCTCTCTCGAAAGCTTCTTGAATAGCTTGATTGGCTGTGAAATGAGAGAATTTAATGAATGGGCTGATCCCGTTAAACACCTGGAAAGCGGACGCCATTTTCTGAGTGTAAAGTACGGGGATGCTGCTTACTGGTAGCGCTGCATATATTCCTAAGCATGAATTTAATAGCCTTGCTGATATTGCCTCTGAGAAATATGCAGCAACGCGCTGTGCGGATGTACCAAAGGGCGTTGAGAGTTCGGAAACTTCCAGTAGCATTTTATTTGCTTCCTCCAAATTATCAGCTGATACTGCTTCAGCACATTGCAAGAGTAAGGTTAAGAGATGGAGTCCGTCTTCATCCCTCTTCTGTTGTcgctcttcttcctttttctctcgGTATGTATTGACTGGAACTACAGGTGTTGTAGTTTTTGTCTTGCCACTCTCAGTCGCCGATGTTGGAGATAGAGAAGTACTAGAAGATTGTTGCTGCTTTTGTTGTTCTAAGTCTATGGCAACCTGTTGCTGAGAATGAGAAGACTcttgctgctgctgttgctgttgttgctgcaaTTGAGGAGAAAGAATCGGAGGAGACGTAACAAAGGAAAGATCTGCAGTTGCAGTGGGATTATTGTTGCTGCTAATCTGCTGGTGCTGGTTCAGAGAAGGTGCAACCGGAGCAGCTATATCCCAGTTTAAGTAGTGGTTATTTGATGAATCCGGAATGGACAAAATATTGTTGTGCTGCAATAAAATGGGATTTAGATTTTGGCCATGTTGTAAACTCGCAAGCTGCGGCAACACTCCTTCCTTTCTTCTCCAGAATTCCATGGCGGCCGCATCATTTTGAACATCAGCACTAGCaccattattattgttattattattattattattattattattattactagtGAGAGAGCGAAGCCTGTATTCCAGTAGGGACGCGAGATATGGATTACAAGGATGGATAATTTCCCTTACATTCTGGATCAGCTGAGGTACAGACACTTGAGCTGAGCTGTTGATTAAATCCTTTATAATACCGTCAATCCATGCCGTTGCTGACGTGGCACTTTCCTCCATTGAAGCAGCGGTAGTTGTTAAGGGGGAAGCTAGAACTGCTGCGGCGGTTGCAGGTTGCTGCTGGAGTAGTACGCCGCCGTTTTGGCGGTTTCTATCTGGAGGGAAGAGGGGCAAACCGGAGAAAACACAAACAGATGGAgattggttgttgttgttatggttTTGTGGCTGAATATGATGAGATGAAGTTATGGCGTCGGTATAATTAGTTAGGTTTGGGATAGAATTAGAAAAACCAGTGAAATCAGCCCCTTTTGACGTCACGCCGCACACGTTTGTGGAAGAAGGTAACAT from Nicotiana tabacum cultivar K326 chromosome 24, ASM71507v2, whole genome shotgun sequence includes:
- the LOC107831618 gene encoding protein SCARECROW-like codes for the protein MAKALPPNGDNWGNTSANVGGSSDKDNSKMVRKRAASDMEIQSGAGEENRYLRRPVTIGGSHSQLGDFRACGTSNLGHVSNYSTMQMLPSSTNVCGVTSKGADFTGFSNSIPNLTNYTDAITSSHHIQPQNHNNNNQSPSVCVFSGLPLFPPDRNRQNGGVLLQQQPATAAAVLASPLTTTAASMEESATSATAWIDGIIKDLINSSAQVSVPQLIQNVREIIHPCNPYLASLLEYRLRSLTSNNNNNNNNNNNNNNGASADVQNDAAAMEFWRRKEGVLPQLASLQHGQNLNPILLQHNNILSIPDSSNNHYLNWDIAAPVAPSLNQHQQISSNNNPTATADLSFVTSPPILSPQLQQQQQQQQQESSHSQQQVAIDLEQQKQQQSSSTSLSPTSATESGKTKTTTPVVPVNTYREKKEEERQQKRDEDGLHLLTLLLQCAEAVSADNLEEANKMLLEVSELSTPFGTSAQRVAAYFSEAISARLLNSCLGIYAALPVSSIPVLYTQKMASAFQVFNGISPFIKFSHFTANQAIQEAFEREDRVHIIDLDIMQGLQWPGLFHILASRPGGPPFVRLTGLGTSMDALEATGKRLSDFAERLGLPFEFLPVADKVGNLQPEKLNVSKREAVAVHWLQHSLYDVTGSDSNTLSLLQRLAPKVVTVVEQDLSHAGSFLGRFVEAIHYYSALFDSLGACYGEESEERHVVEQQLLSKEIRNVLAVGGPSRSGEVKFNNWREKLQQSGFRSISLAGNAAAQATLLLGMFPSHGYTLVEDNGTLKLGWKDLCLFTASAWRPNSFHTSPASRHFSRPNMD